One Aneurinibacillus migulanus genomic region harbors:
- a CDS encoding class I SAM-dependent methyltransferase, with translation MDKVLFFKSFLRSPLQVASLIPSSPFLVNHIARHVNQLAPLRVAELGAGTGVLTRALVDKCPSIESLLIFENEENLKSHLRNTFPQVPVYADAFALSEAMQEQSIEQLDCIISALPVSWFSTEQNEYLMKMVCHCLKPGGAFIMFQFSLQMRKYLRTTFQDIKIKYVPLNFLPAFVYYCRKT, from the coding sequence ATGGACAAAGTGCTTTTTTTTAAAAGCTTTTTACGTTCTCCGCTCCAGGTCGCGAGTTTAATTCCAAGCTCCCCATTTCTCGTCAACCATATTGCGCGTCATGTTAATCAGCTTGCTCCTTTGCGTGTGGCAGAATTAGGGGCAGGCACGGGCGTGCTCACCCGAGCGCTTGTAGATAAATGTCCATCCATCGAATCGCTTCTCATCTTTGAAAACGAAGAAAATCTGAAAAGCCATCTACGGAATACATTTCCGCAGGTACCGGTGTATGCAGATGCGTTTGCATTGTCTGAGGCAATGCAAGAGCAAAGCATCGAACAACTCGATTGCATCATCTCAGCGCTTCCGGTTTCATGGTTTTCTACAGAGCAGAATGAGTATTTGATGAAGATGGTATGCCATTGTCTGAAACCAGGAGGAGCCTTTATTATGTTCCAATTTTCTCTGCAGATGCGCAAATATCTGCGAACGACTTTTCAAGACATTAAAATTAAATATGTCCCGCTAAACTTTCTACCTGCATTCGTGTATTATTGCCGTAAAACATAA